Sequence from the Camelus dromedarius isolate mCamDro1 chromosome 12, mCamDro1.pat, whole genome shotgun sequence genome:
TCTCTTTCCCTAATCCTCACTTTCCTCCTTGTCACTGAGAGAGATCAATTTTAAAGCTTACCCTACTTAGGTATCATGCATCTACCATGAGACCACAGAAAGACAACAGTGATTAcccatgagaaagaatgaaaaattaccAGAGCAAAATAATTGAATTACAAGACAGGGTAGCTTGTATCACACAAGTGGAGAAGTTGGCCTTTGTAAGGACAAAGACAGTTCATTCATAGCAGCAGAAAGTCAGTGGTACTTGAGCTCTGAGGCAGACAGATGTGTAGACAAGgatcttccctttcctctttttttctctcagtgaAATTGGAATCGAGGTCATCATCTAAACATGGGGTTGCGGGAAGAGTGACAGAGGTTTGAATTAAGagaacatataaaataattttgaggaGACTGAGAATTTAAGAgactccaaaattatatatagcATTAGGGGCCCACTTGATATAGTAAATGTGAATTCAGAGTGAGACCAGAAGCTTGgttgcagaaaatattttctatagcACAAGTGCAAGCATGGAGTGGTCTGTTATATAAATGAGCTAAAGATTGCCTCTGTATATAGGCCTTTCTGATCTAGAGACTGCTTATCTTAGAGTCTATGAGATTGATATCCCCACGATTGTATAGATTACAACCTGTGTGACTGCGTATAAACACCTAGACTGGCCTtgtacttattttaaaacatttaccaaTATGATAAACAAGACAGTGGAAGAACACAAACTGCAATAGAAGTATAAAACATAAGcataatttaatgttaaaaaatagtCCTCCTTGAAGTAGTGACATTCCATTATAAACTTAAAATGAGTGAGAGATGAGAAGGCATGGgtgagagagatggggaaagtATTAAAGGCAGAAGCAAAACCATGAAACAGAATTTAAAGGAGACAGTGAAAAAAGTCtggtcttttgtttttcctgctgtgTAGCACAAAGCGATGCCAGAAGGGTAATAGGGACCAGATTATGGTCATTTTGGATATTATCAATTATAATCCGTAGAATTTAACCACTTCATATAAGAAAGAATATAGACTTTAATTCAGTCAGATTTCATCTTAAAATCTTGGTCATATAGtagttaagtaaataaaatgtggattCAGAGATACCTGAATTCAGATCCTGATGTCACCCTTCACTTGCTATAGAATTTTACCTAAATCATTTAATCTGTCAGTCTCTGTTTCCTAATCTGTTTAGTGGTAATTTTCTATTTCCAAAGGCTGTTTTGAAGATCAGTGAGAGAAAGGACTTTAAGCACTTAATGTAGGACCTAGAAAACAATGATCTCTCAGTAtatgaacatatttttttctcatggctctatggttttataatatttttctacaaatatattttctacccAAGCACTCAGTAGTCCTTTGGGAAATAATAATgtcctttttcattctcttaaggGGTAGTTAATATTAATTACTCTACCCGAAAGTAATTTAGGTCTTCTAGTTTGGGAAAAGTCCCCATATCCTGGAGGACCACTGATTCCCCTGCCACCTACACCCTTTAATCCAGTGGGATTTGGCATTGGGTATAAAACCCAGCTCGTGTTCAATGAGCATACTTCTTAGCATCTGCCCTTTATATAAGCTGGCTCTTTGGATGACTCTCAGCTTTTAATTTGGGTGAGTTGACAGAGATACAggacaggaagagagaggaaagggctACATTCAAACAGTTGCATTTAAAATTATGAGATCCTCAAAAATGTAATGTCCATCTCTTCAAATACCCTTGGTAAAGTTAAGAATAAATACTGTAGACATAATCCACTAAGAAGATGCAATGGACCCTTTCTTCCATCACTGATGTAAATGTAGTCTGTTGATTAGCTAAAGTATAGGGAGCATATGGTCATAGGTACCCCAAGTGAGAATTAAAGTAGCATTAAACCTGATTAACCAGAACAAGCTTTAAGGTCAGAGACAGCTCTGAGTAAAGAACAGCCAGTTTCTTCCCACTGGACATTAGATATTGATCAATCATGGCAAACAGtatttttggggggaagaatATTTAGGAGTAAGGTGAAAAAAAGGTGTCTGTTTATAGAGATGATCAATTGGGTAAGACTAGGCTATAGCCaaccttttctatttcctttgttttcaaaacactCCAGACCACTACATTCTTTTAGTCACATTAGATATTGTTATTTTTGATGTGGTTAATCTTCAAACTAGTTATTCTATACAGACCATAGAGAGTAGAATATATAGGAAGACTTCCACACTGAAACTTTGTGgggagtaaaaatttcacctgaataaattttctaaaagaaatctgCTGACATCTCTCTGTCTATCATTCCTACACCCAGATGTTGATTCCTGGCCTGAAGTTTAGGAAGACTAataattctgagagaaaattcagGGTGTGGTCTGATAGGTTTACTGGAGTATTTTGCTTGTGCTTTTAACTATAAGCTTATTTTAATATATCCATGCATATTTGAATGCACTCATTTGAGCATTGACGTGGTATGCTTGTTGGGGCCTTTACATATATGgtattcagaaaattaaagagcCCCTATGTGTTTGGATCTCTGGATATATTATACTGTAATTTATGATAACATATGAGCAAACTTCAGATGTAAATAAATCTGATTGTTTGTCTCTTTAGACATATGTAAATACAGCTATCTAGATCTTCTCTGAattaatatgttatttttttaacattttttattgatttataatcattttacaatgttgtgtcaaattccagtgttcagcacaatttttcagtcattcatggacatatacacactcattggcacatttttttctctgtgagttatcataacattttgtgtatatttccctgtgctatacagtgtaatcttgtttatctattctacaattttgaaatcccagtctatcccttcccaccctccacccccctagtaaccacaagtctgtattctctgtctgtgagtctatttctgtcctgtatttacactttgtttttgtttgtttgtttgtttttgtttttgttttttagattccacatacgagcgatctcatatggtatttttctttctctttctggcttacttcacttagaatgacattctccaggagcatccatgttgctgcagatggcattatgttgtcggtttttatggctgagtagtattccattgtataaatataccacatcttctttatcctgtcacctgttgatggacatttaggctgtttccatgttttggctattgtaaatagtgctgctatgaacattggggtgcaggtgtcatcctgaagtagatttccttctggatataagcccaggagtgggattcctgggtcatacggtaatatgttaatttttataatttgggaGGCAACAGAGAAGTGTGAATAGTTTTATGTTTCTCTCAAAGCGGAGATCTAAGTAATCAAGATCTTCTTGCCCTCAGATAAAGCAGTAATTGACCTGAAATCCTCTTTTGATTAATTGCTCTCTCTCCATGTACCTGTAGTCCTGTTTTCCAATCATGGCAGAACAAAGATGTAATAAAGATCTGCCAAAGAGGGGAAGCCCTTTTATTTCACTAGGCACAGAGGTGGCAGGGACAATTCTTTTGTCTTAACTCTGATACAAGACATCTTGTGGAAATCTCAGTTAATATAAGAAATAGTATCATATTAAGAAAATCTTAGGAAACAGCAGAGAGCTGTAGCTAAGAATATGGCTTTGGAGTCTCACAGACTATGCAGCTACTATATTCTTTTAATCGTCATCATCCAGTGCCAGCCTTTGGGCTAGGTTATGGTAATACCTAGTTGTGACATAGTTTCTAGACTGAGAAGAATTTAATCTTATGACAGAGATAAGCATcgtaataataatatatttatggaTCTAATCCATGATGTgataaggttttttttcctttcaaaatatcctttaatattttatattctttttctacaATAAATGGGGGGAAAAGATAACTGTTAGGAAGGCCAAGATCCTCATTCTCACTTTCAAGACTCTCACAGCCCTCTTTCTTCCCTGATTATCTTAGAGAGATCAACCCTCACAGTAAATAATCAGATCTTGAAATTCTTGATGCAAAATTACAATCAGCAAACAGAGCTTAAAGTGTGACTGTTCACTAGAGAACAAAGTAGTATGGATGGGAAGGAGTTAGAgatcaaaaataaatgttaaaaaaaacccaaaaacttgtAAAGATGCAAtgagagcaaagaaaaatatCCTGCAAATTTCTGTCTGAAGTGATCAAGCAAAGAGCCATAGAGGAGATTACTTTGACCTAGACATTACAAGAAGAACAGTGGTTTCCAAAGGGAAGTTAatagaagggagggagaggaacacTGAAATTGAAGTATGTGAAAAAAAGCACAATTTCACAAAGAAACATGTTGTATTTGGGAAATAGAAGTTTAGTGTTACCCCATGGAGAATATAGAAAGAGTACCTGGTATAAAGTCTGAGGAAGATGGTTTATCTTGTTATCTAAAATGCAAGTCTTGTTATGCCATGCTTAGATGGCTTATTGAAGCCACCTTTCCCATGGAGTAATTACCAAACCACAATGCTTACTTTCTTGAATTGCTCTGTGTGAAATAATGTGCTAATTTGCTAGCATGTATTAGTTAACTTCATCTTCCtattaacttttcattttctccattttacatttgagaaaaCTGGGAAACAATATATGGTCAGTATATATAACACAACTTAAGATTTATTATGGAGATAAATAATAGGGCATAGAAAGAGCCTGTGATGGGTGAAAATAATcagatagaaggaaaaaaaaagaaaaagaaaacaagttataTCATTACATATGATAGCTGATAAATTTCAAGATTTATTGTACTTTATTTCTTCTGAGTCACATATAATAATCTGAAGTATTGTGTAAATGATCATTTATAGAGCTCAGGTCTAACTGGGAAATTTTTCAAATGGCCCTGGGAATATTTCTACTCAAACGGTAGTCAGTTGAACATGCTCTCCATTACCCCCAAAATACTGGATAATGTAAGTCATATTCCAGTTTAATGAGATACTTGATCAGACTTTGAAAATTACAGTGAAGGAAACAGATTTCACTATTTGTAATCTCATTATTATTAAGTTCAACAGATGCATTATACTAATTAATGAATAGTAAGTAGAGTACATTAAATggataaacataattttttaggacaatgaaaagaattttgttaTTGACCTAcacttatttcaaaattatatttcagttgCTTCATTATAGATGTTAAATACCTTTCAAATCAGCAGACAATACTCATTAAATTCAGGGTGTGAACATtgataaatacataataataaaaatatatgataatGATTATTTTAGGGTAGTATGTAAAATAATACACTATAAATTATCAAGtttaaatgaaaaggcaaaatgTTTAAGCATTTGCCTAAAATTGCTTTAATAAATATGActttaaacattataaaaatatctgTAGGTTACATTTAACTATGAATTTCACATCTGTGACAGGAAATACTGAATTTGGCATAATGAAAATAGTGTGAACTTTGCAGTCATGCAGAGTTGTGTTAGAATTCTGGTGTCTCAGCCATTCTTTCTGTGATGCCATTACATTGTCTGTGACACTTTGGgctactattttttaattggtaaaaTTGGAAAAGCAATATTTAGCTTGCATTGCTTTTCCAGCTACAAATTAACATATACAAAGGCTCCAGGacaatatatttttcatgttaggatCACTAATATTACTTTTCTTCCTTACTTCATATAAAAAATGATATGAACTGAAATCACACTAATAATGTATAAATCAAAAGAGGTACCAAGTACGTGGATTGCTGTAGTGACTAATCTGTTCTGACACAACCAATAAAAGTTAACAGCAGAGCACTCTGGGGAATGTACAGAAGAGTTGAGatagaaaatcagaatttttgaaaattaagcttAGTAGGTATGTAGGTATGTCAGTCAGGAATGTTTCACTGAAAAGGAGAGGAATTAATGGAAGAATGTCTGTTAAACCTCAAGTTTTGTGAGGACTTCTATGCATAAGACAGATAAGTCCGTAGAGCTCTGTGGGAAAGGGCAGCACTGTCTCAGCTCCTCAGGGTAGGCACTGTGACAGTACTAGGAAGACGTGTAATGGATTGTCTAAGAAATGGGTAACCATACTTGAGAGTACTCAGACATTTGCTAGAAAGTTATATTTCGGAATGATGTTAAGAAGAAAGTTGAGCTAGATCAATTCTGAGATCTTTTCCATTTATAATATCTGGTATTTCTATCAAAATAATTTGGtcttaaggttaaaaaaattgtgaatttaaaaagtggaattgAATTTTATTGTGCATAGATGGTTAACaaatttggggggttttgtttattttgtttttaacaaaagtGTGAGATTCATGAGTTGATTCATAATTAGTATCTTGTGGCTTCTTGCAAAATATTTACTTTAGGAAAAGTGTAGCATTACCaagttttttttcactctaaGTTATAACCTTGCATGCTTTCTAACGTGATGATGTTTTGGGGTCTTCCAgacttgtttttcacttgttgCCAAATTTGGCTGTGATGATCTTGGCAGAAAACTtttgccataaaaagaaggaTTCCACCCACAAAACAGAGATAGCAGCAGCACAATGGGACCAGCCAATAAATCTCAGACATCTCCAAACACCTTCTTGCTGATGGGTATCCCCGGACTAGAGCACCTGCATGTCTGGATTGGGATTCCCTTCTGCTCCATGTACGTGGTGGCCCTGGTGGGGAACGTGACCATTCTGGCCGTGGTGAGGGCAGAGCGAAGCCTGCACGAGCCTATGTTCCTCTTTCTGTGCATGCTCTCAGTCACCGACCTGGTCCTCTCCGCATCTACACTGCCCCGCATGCTCTGTCTCTTCTGGCTCGGAGCCCATGACATTGCCTTTGATGCCTGCCTGACCCAAATGTTCTTCATCCATAGTTTTACTGCTATGGAATCAGGATTCTTTTTGGCCATGGCCATTGACCGTTTTGTGGCCATTTGTCATCCACTGCGCCATACTACCATTTTCACCCATGCTCGCATTGCAAAAATGGGAGCTTCCGTGATACTCCGAGGGGTGgccttcttttctccacatcccatCCTGCTCAAGCACCTGCCCTACTGCAGGAAACAGATCATTGCCCACACCTATTGTGAGTTAATGGCTGTGGTGAAGCTGGCATGTGTGGACACGGGGTCCACCAAGCGTTACAGCCTCAGTGTGGCCTCTGTCATCGGTTCCTGTGATGGCTTTTTAATCACTGTCTCTTATGTCCTAATCCTCCGTGCAGTCTTTCGTCTTCCATCACGGGAAGCAAGTCTTAAAGCTCTAGGCACATGTGGCTCCCATGTCTGTGTCATCCTCGTTTTCTACACCACAGCTGTCTTTACCTTTCTCACTCACTGCTTTGGCCACAGTGtggtcccccaaattcatatcttCATTGCCAATATGTACCTTCTGGTACCACTTTTTCTTAACCCCATTGTTTATGGTATAAGGACCAAGAAAATTCGAGACCATGTCCTTAGTTCTCTAAGGGTAAGGATTGCTTGATGATGCTGAAATTGTCCGCACATATGGTATCAGAATAAGAAGAGAAGTATACAATTAATTGGTCCATTTGTCATAACTGACATGAAATTTTCTCCCACTGAAATCAGACATTTTGTCAGATTTTAATGGGGAAGAGTGACCACACATAATAGAATTTCCATTAGAATAGAATTCTAATGAAACTAGTAAGCTTAATATATTTTGTGTGCCTCTCGGTTTTAGGGAACTTACTTAGAATTTGATGAATTGAAAATGAATTCCTTTCTGCTCCCTGCTGCTACTGATCTGTGGTGTTCCTGGGGtagtaatttattttcaaatagagAGCAACTAAAAAAAGGAAGGGACCCGTGAGAACCTCAAAGAATTCCACATGAAGTATCTGCAATTGAAAATTAATGATCCTTGTAAATATTCTATAGAAGAGGCAACATATCAGGATTGATATCCTCTGAATACAACAAATAATTGTGTATTTTATTCATAAGAATTGACACATTGGACAAGGTGTCAAATAGAAAAGTGGAAAAGTTCAACATGGCAAAAATCAAATCCACAGACTGCTAAATATTGTATTGCTTATAGAGTGTTCTCTCTCCACCAAGAATAACGTCTGCTATTGTTTTGTTACCTGAACTAACATAGGGATCTCTTTAAACCTTCATCACAGAGTATCTTGAAAATAATCACTTTATGATTGATGTTATATACTTTGGAGTTTGCCCAGTGCATAGGCAGGCCCACTGGGCTAGATTCACGTATGCTGGTTTTTAGATGTCACATGTCCTTATTTAAGGAGGGagtctattattaaaaataactcaatttaaatttttagtgATTGTGCTACTGGTGACAttgaaaatgaaatcattaaaaagaatataaatattttactggaaaaaaatgaatatttcctCCTTAAAAACCATGACTGATTCCTTTACTTCTTGgcttaaataaaatggaaattactCTGGGTGTAACTGAGCaagccttcccaggacagacccctcccccaccctctactttagctcctctctgaagtacctagataatagtatctgatgcacatttcctgagttgtttttcGGATGCTAAAGCCTTCATCAAATGAAAGATGTTAACTACTTGCTGGCCCTGAGTACACAGCCCTTAAGCTTGCTAGTGCCTAAGGATTAATAATGTTAACCCCTTACACTGccttgttacctcaccaccaaccactCAGAggattgtgcatgagctgatcacatatCCTGGGGCTCCCCTTCTTCACcttcccttttaaaatgttttgctgaAAGTCACCAGGGAGTTTGGGCTTTTCAAGAATTAGCTGTCCCAGACTTCTTGTATGGTGACTTACAATAAATGATGCATTTTCCTttaccacaacccagtgtcagtagactGGCTTTACTGCATATAggtgagtggacccaagtttAGTTCTGTAACAGAGATACTCAATAATACATGCTGAACTTTATTGGGTTGATCTCtttttatgatttattatttgtaaagtattacttaatcttttttcctttctcactattttccttctttttagtgTAGGAGCTTCTTAGACATTAATATCTGGGCtgcttctctttgttcttcttttaattgTATTAAATACCATTGTTCAAGTTTTTATCATTTCCCAGTAGGGGTGTATCAACAGTTTCCACTGATATGGTCAAGGCACCTTAGCTTTTCATTACTATGTGCAGTGCATTCTCTTTCTTGAGACCATAGTTATCctcctaaaaattaaaacaaacaaacagaactttATTTTGTCAGAACTATGGAACCTCCAGGATGGCAAAGCAGAACTTTCTGAATTACCCTTTCTGCTGTCTCTCTCGTTGTTTTTATACATCCCTTGCATTCTTTGTTCAATTCATTAAGATTTTTATCCTAATTCAACAATAATTCTCttcatattttcatgtttttgctTAGAATGTTTCTCTCTGACTTATCCTCTTTCTTACCTGGAAATAACTTAGTTATCCTTCAAGATATAGATCCTATTTAAACTCCTTGCCCTTTTCAGAAAGATTAAGTTTATTTCCTTGAGTCAAACTAAACAAAAATTCTCTCTACCACtattataaaaaaatgaaatgatatattGTAGTTAGCTTTTAATATGCCTTTGGTCAATTAAACTCTTGATATAGTTAGAGGTTAAATGCATTGAGTCTAGAGTGAGTGCCTGAGTTCATTATTCATCTCTGCCACTTGCTGTCTGGGTACTCAGGTACTTTGCTGAAGTTTTCTAGGTCTTGTTATCATAATAAAATGGGGGTCATAAGATTTCCTTCCTCAtagagtttgttttttaaattttttaaattgaagtactcCATAgagttttaaggattaaatgagtgaaagCATATAAGGCACTGATAATAGTATCTCACAGTAagcttttaataaataaacattagTTAACATTTAATGAATAAACATTATTGTAAcaagtataattttttatattgtg
This genomic interval carries:
- the LOC105097960 gene encoding olfactory receptor 52D1-like is translated as MGPANKSQTSPNTFLLMGIPGLEHLHVWIGIPFCSMYVVALVGNVTILAVVRAERSLHEPMFLFLCMLSVTDLVLSASTLPRMLCLFWLGAHDIAFDACLTQMFFIHSFTAMESGFFLAMAIDRFVAICHPLRHTTIFTHARIAKMGASVILRGVAFFSPHPILLKHLPYCRKQIIAHTYCELMAVVKLACVDTGSTKRYSLSVASVIGSCDGFLITVSYVLILRAVFRLPSREASLKALGTCGSHVCVILVFYTTAVFTFLTHCFGHSVVPQIHIFIANMYLLVPLFLNPIVYGIRTKKIRDHVLSSLRVRIA